The nucleotide window GAATGAGTTCATACCAGGCTATGCGTCTATACAAAGGGCAGAGAATCATAGCATCAAAGGGAGATCAACAAACACATTGGCGAGTGTTGCAGTTAATTGTATTTTGTGCTTGTGGCATACTTGCCGGCACGATTGCAGGCTTGTTAGGCCTTGGTGGAGGATTCATCTTGGCACCCCTCTTCCTTGGACTAGGAATCCCTCCTCAGGTacctttcattcttctttttttccataAAGTCTCATTATGTAGATTTTGCATGGAAACCACTCTAATTGGGGATTTTTTTCCACAAAGGTGGCTAGTGCAACATCCATTTTGGCAATGGCATTTTCTGCATCATTCTTCTTTCTTATGGTAAGTATGGACACATAGACATTACTTGAggaattaacaattaatatgcTAGAGGATGAGTAATTTTGCCAAGCTCCAAGAGCATGTGCATAGTGTAATAGAGGATGTTTATTGACTAATTAATAGGTTAATTAAGGAAGCAATATATTATGGACTTTTTGATGATTTGGATGATCTTGCAGCTCTTTACTTTGTAGCTGTAGCCACTGCTGCTGCACTTGTTGGGCAGCATTTGGTGAGAAAGGTTATTGCCATGTTGGGGAGAGCATCTGTGATCATTTTCATCCTAACCCTCACACTTTGTGTTAGTGCAGTTTTACTAGGTAAGACTTAATAGTGTACTGCTTTGTGGACATTCTTCTggtattctttaattttgtgaGATTACTAGGATCTGTGGCAAATATGGGCTAATATATTGTTTACCTACATGTcatattttattacatataaaatattaaaatatagcttgctgtttttatatttcaagtaaaaaacttggataattaatattaggttggtttttagttttaagttttaaaattttcgaAAATCAGaactagttttagttttttgtttttattttcaattttaaaagtttgttgtaaaatttaaactctttttttatataaaaaaaaagtggttgagaataacaattctttactctttttaaatctttttataagaatcaaattcaaagttttgcctgaacctttttgtaaaacaaGTTTATGTACCACAAAAACTTTAAgacaaatttatataaaaaaattaagacaagtttaatttaaatgtgCTTTATGTCTATATTGGATTTTGCAAGTATTTATTTCGAccgcttattttttttattctttccaaTTACAGGTGGAGTAGGCGTTGCAAACATGATCAAAAGGATTGAAAATAAGGAGTACATGGGGTTTGGAAACCTTTGCACGTACAAGGTTAAAGAATAAAGTTCATGATGCCTAATATTTAAGGCCAGGGCTCTTTACTTATAGTTTTGTATGTAATACCAACGGATCAAATCTAAGTTCTCGTGTATATGCTTTAACCCTTAACTATTAGGCCCATTCTAATGAATATATTGTCGGGATGTGTATATTAAAgaacttgtctttttttttttaataaaaagcaATTTATTAGCTGTGTGATTATTCCTGTAAAAAATTATGACTATTTTAAAATTGCAATAGCATTTTTAATTGGcgaaattacatttttaatagGATTTGTTTCGCCATTCGGATAAATGGAGCATCTAATGACGTAATGTTAAGTGAGGTTCCTATTCTCTTTATGAGATATCGATAGGGCCAATGTAAGAGGGACTATCACTACTTAGGAGGAATATGAATTGAAATCAATGTATAGCTAAATATTTAAATGCAAGAAAAGAAATCATTGGCTTTAGACAAAAAGATGGTGAATCTTTAAATGCTTGGGAGAGATTCAAAATCGATCTGTTGGGATGGTGTCCAAACGACACTTTTAATGATTAGTACGTAACAAATGCATATTTTCTACAATGGTTGGAGGCCTCTAATGGCACCATGAACACAAAAGTTGTAGAGGAAGCTACGTAACTACTGCAAGTTATGGCTTCTAATAAACATCATGTGAATCATCATAAAAGGGTGTAGTAAGAAGAAGAATTTATTCTAGAGTTTGACACTACTCGAAGTGCTTTCTGAGGAATATATAATACCAATTGTTTCATTTAAACAAACACGGCATAATAtctttgaaattattaatttaccgAGAActctgaatttaatttaaaaatttgtattgcAAAATATCATTGATATGAAAACGGTTaatgttttaatattaaaaaggtTATTTCAACTTTGAGATAGTCGTAAACTGATGGAGAATAATCGCACAGGTAAACTTGTTtttctaatattattaaaagaatagGTAAGCtgtattaatatatatacaaaccCAGACAACACAAAACTAAATTGTTAAGTAAAGAGACCTGCTCTTAAATACCACGCATCATGAACTTTAGAACTTGATATATAAACATTATAATATAACATTGTAAACATTCATTTGACAttctcaatttcttttcatctttctcttcttatcatatcctatcatttattacatttattatcACTTCTACTTAATTTTCATCTCTCTAGATATAGTTGAGATTTGGAATGTCCACAGAACATTTCTCTAATGTTTATTTTCTGTACGTGCAAAGGTCTCCAAATCCCATGTACTctttattttcaatcttttgAATCATGTGTGCAATACCTACTCCACCTGTGAGTTGGAAAAAAAAGCCATCCAAATGAGAAATTGCAACAGCCAATGTAAATACAAAACTTATTTAATGTGAATTTATCTTTaaagagagcaaataaaaattatttataattttttttctttttattctgtGTCAAAAATTATCGTAGATGTCTCTCAATCTATTAAATCAAAAACTAATTTCATTCACGATGTGTGACTATTGTTAACACAAAGATATTTAGTACATCGATGTAATATTAATTctgtaaaaattatattaataaatatacctttatttgctttaaagaaaaattcatttaatgtttcttttatttaaaagcatatttacaaatccaatcaaaacttttcactagctaacttttttttttgtgagtaacaatatattttgataACTAGTAATTAATATCATAGTTTGTACAAGctattttagtatttatatttaataaaatatgaaatgttGGTAAACAGTAGCCAAGCTCAACATTTACCATGGGTAGTACTAATAAGTAAGTAATAAcctgacaaaaataaaaaatatcaaagagaATGTCCACAAAGCGGTGCTCCAAAAGATGATACTTACCTAATAAAACTGCACTAACACTAAGTGTGAGGGTTAGGATGAAAATGATCACAGATGCTCTCCCCAATATGGCAATCGCCTTTCTCACCAAATGCTGCCCAACAAGTGCAGCAGCAGTGGCTATGGCTACGAAGTAAAGAGCTGCAAGATGATATCCAAAGTTTAACATTAAAGTTCCATATGATAATAGCAAGTTATGGCTTCCTTAAcctattaattagttaattaatatcctctattatattatcaatatgCTCTAGGAGCATTGTAAAATTACTCATCCTCTCACTAAGGGTGTGCAAGATAAACCGGTTCAAACTGAACCGGTCCAGTAAAAATAAACtggacttttttaaaataaatttgattcgAACTAATTTGATTTCTAAAACAGGTTTAATTTGATCAGCTGATTTCTAAAACagtaaaaaatagtttgaaacCAGTCGAAACTAGTTCAGTTTTGAGCTGGTTCTTTAAAAGCAATTTCCGAACCAGTTCAACAAAACAGTTCGCCAATTAAGATTTTAGAACCAAATTAAAATGGTTAGGTTTGGTTTTTTTACCGAACCAGCCTACCTCTCACATGTTAATTCCTTCAGTTAGGTCCATTCGTTCATACTTACCATAAGGAACGGGGAAACGTTTGAGAAGGTAATATTCCACCACTGCCATAGATGCAGAAAATGCCATTACCAAAGTGGATGTAGCACTTGCAACCTTTATGGAAAATTCCAAAATTAGAGttgttttcaattaaattctCCATAGACTTAATGGCAAAAAGAAGGTACCTGAGGTGGAATTCCAAGTCCAAGGAATAGGGGTCCTAAGATGAATCCTCCACCAAGGCCTAGCAAACCAGCAATCATGCCAGCAAGTGTGCCACAAGCGCAGAATAGGACTAACTGGAACACACACCAATGTGATTGTTGATCTCCCTTCGATGCTATGATTCTCTTCCCTTTGTATAGACGCACAGCCTCATATGAACTCATTCCTACAGCTATGGGGacctgaaaataaataatataatgacCATGATAATGATGTTGATTGTTCATTAGTCCTAGAACCCAAAATATATGAAACCCTTAGCTCTTAGTTACTCAACACTCAACAATTAAGTCATTTTAGCTTGAGATGGAAAGTGAAAAATGTATAAGATGACAACTACTAtagttttcataaattaaattcttcTGTAGTGGTTTATACCTGAAGTAGGTTCAATAGCCAAAATAACCGTGAGCAAGTTGTGGTGTGTTTCTGTTTCATAAGAGAGGCATATGTTAATCATCGTATTATGTTGACCAAtgcatagaaaaagaaaaactcaaatTGTGAGTAGAACTCATGTGATACCAACTTTTCCAATCTCTAATGCTAGTATCATGATCCAGCCAGCAAAAAGAAGTCCAAGTTCCTTCCAACGAATATTCTCAATGATAGAAACCTGCATCACAGTTTTAGATTTTATTACAAAGAATAGAAGTTAGACATGTATGGAAGCAACAAcagtttgtgttttgttttactttttttcttgattGATTAGTATCGTCTTTAGCGGGGTCTCCTGTTTGAATATAATGTGCATCATCTTCAGGACTTCCAATATCTGATTAGATTGAAAATTAGCATGACATGTTTGATAAACACTACTATCTCTAATCAGAAGGCTAGAGTAGAAATAATATCAAAACATTTACCATCAATCCGTGAATTCTTCTTAGCTTCCTGGAATTATAACAGGGgaatgcattaaaaaaaagcaCTGTAATGCAAAACTTAAAGAAGAAACTTAATATACAAAAGAGGAGTCATGTTTAAGCAACCTTCTTCATTATGGTTTCTTTCTTCCATGTATCAACACCCTTAAAGAAGGATTTAACTGAAATGCCTGTTTAACATTCAGATGACATCAAAGGATAAGCAAATGAaagaaattgagaaaataatgccacaaattttaacttttaagcaaTTATTACCAacgaaaaatattattagcaaAACTGTTAGCATCCACTCAGGAAAGATGACATTGAAAGCAACTCCAATACTGATTCCAAGCATCAACATTGGTTGGAAAAGAAGTGCTAAGTCATAGTCAATGACAGGCAAATCAAGGGTGGGGTGTCTTTGCCTCAAGTTGTAGAACACGGTTGCTGTTGCTCCACCCGTAATCATGCCTTCACCAAACAAACAAGCATATAAATTTCATCCATATAAAGTTCAAAAGAATAATAATCAAAACAATTAAGCTTAAAAATTGCCAAAAGTACAAAGCAAATAAGATTGTCCTTTTCAGTTGATTTTGATATTTAGCACATTCTCATTTTGAGGTGGAGAGCTCAAGAGTCCTGGATAATATTTTAGGTACTGTATGTCTGTAACGTTCTTCTCtaaccaaaattaaagttttaccTTAATAACTGATGTCTAATTTTAGTGAATGGGTAATCAagataaagttttaattttaataacaaagtaattatttaattttaattaaggaataacgtcaaaaacatataaaatattatacttattatgttatataaaatatgagtgttttatatatgaaaaaacttAGGTTTGTCACAAGTTGActctttaatcaattcatttttcTATCATTAAATCGTTGGTCCAAgtgatattaaattaaattttcttaaataagatcttaagtttaaaattttgtggatgaaaaaatataattaaaaaaaaatatcatattaaagaTGTTCAATTAGATTTTTCAATAAAGGTTAatcatcataaaaattaatgaatatttggTAGCAATGCtacgatgataaaaaaaatcaatctaatTTTTTACATCAGCTTTACTGAACATGTGTTAGTTAATGGTCATGCCAAGGTAATGCCAACCTGATATTCGTATTGAATACGTtagcttaaaaattaattatttatatatatttcataaattaactTTAGAcgtaagaaactaaaaaaacatttataattatattttaaaataaattatatgggtacaaattaatatgttatcatgttaaataaaattattacaaaatgtCTTTATAattcatgattattttttaacaatgttTTGAAGTATTGTGCATCATCAAGAAGTGGTCATGCTCGTATTTCATGtgatacattttttcttttctttttaagattaattaaaatattgcaAAATATGTATGCATTCATACATCGGAAGATAGTGGTAAGGTCTAAAGCAacactaattaataatataaatccaAACAATATGCTTCATTAAAACTTTGGCAGAGAGTGAGACAAGGAAAGCAACCTAGTACCACTCCCACATGTTTGGTGTCAATATCCAATACATACCACCGTGTACGGAATTATTGCAGATCTCGTAACTTAACACATCCCAAATGCTATTAATTTGTATCAGAAGAGAggaaatagaaaatagaaaagaaaaaaaaaagaagcaaagttCTTACATTTTGATATAGCTGTTGCTGACTTTTGATCGAATCCAACAATAAGGGTAAGCATAGGCACAAAGATGCCACCCCCACCAACACCTCCCACGGTCCCAAATGCTGATCCTAAAAATCCAACTATGGCGCCTACTATTATTCTCCAGCCAAATTTCATACTCTGTAgagaaccaaaaaaaaaaaagcattacaAAGTTAATTCCAATTCAACGTGCTTAATACAAACACTAATCCACATGCAGTATCGATTTTGACATTTTATAAACCTgagataaaataatagataagtACCCTTATATACAAGTATTTGAAGTgcaaatatatatcatataaaataaaagagacgtaatttcattaaaaaattatatgtctaATATATAAGGTCACTTCTTAGAAATCATATACATCACATGCATGGCCCTGgaaatttttattactattgtGGTTATTTGAAATTGACACAAAAGTatatgaaaacataatttttttataaaatctgtTGTGATCATATATTTGTGAAGTGAACACTCTTACCGGCCAGTGGTGCTTGTAAAATGCTTTAGCATGATAATCAACCCCTATAGTTCcattggatggtgaagttgtttTGTTGTCTGTATTTTGATGAGAAGAAGTAGCTGAGActgaaacaagaagaagaaaagcaatAAGAGCCTTTCCAGCAACCCATTTCACATCCCACCTTCTCGGTACATGCACAGCCATTTGTCTCTTTAGATAGATACAGAGCAGTTTTCTAAATTGAAAATCCTAGTCCTTTTAGAACTAAGATATGTTCCTATGCTCTGCTTCAAAATGAGACCATGacaaatatatatagaaattttaaaaaatgttcacTTCAAATAGGAAACCAGAGGCTGTTCGGTAATGgctgataatattatttaaattcaatcgAAGTTTAGGTACAAGGTCAGAGTAGTATTGATAACATGCATTGTCTTTATTCTTTGTGTTTATTGGTTTATTGGTTTATCTCATCTTTTATCTCTTGTACAATTACACATGCTTTTTTGGCTGTTTGTGGACAGTGTAATCCCACTACTTTGGCCTATAAACTAATAAGTGCTTCATATAAGCCACAAGCACTACTACGGTTTGTGGTGGATCCAAAACCGAATGTTTTAATGtttaatatatatcaaatttatataaatatttgaagattaaatatttaaatatagaggaattaaaaaatatatttttatgtttattgatCAATGTCCGTAGCCGGCCTCTTTTTGAATATTCTCTACAActcatttcatttaattaaatgcAGAACTCATATATGAAGTTTAAAAAAAACGTGtgtgaatttatttaaaaattagtattGCAGAATATAATCGATATCAAAACAATTGATTTGTGAATCCTAAAAACGTTTTACACAAACATAGTATATTTGTAAAATAGTCATAGAATTTTACTGAATAGTCATAGATATCAAAACTCATATATAAACGTGTGTGAATTATAATTTAAGCTTAAATGTTAATGCAGCTTTAAAATAGTCATAGAATTTTACTGAATAATCAATCAGGTAAACTAATTCCGGTTAAGAAAAAAGATACATTTCTTAATACAACCTCTGAAAGCACAAAACTGCACTTAGAAACTACACATCTCCATCTTTAATTTCTAACCCTGTACGAGCAAAGGTTCTCAAACTTCATCTGCACCTTCTTTTCAATCAGTTTTGCTATGCCTACTCCACCTgtaatttgaaataataaaaaagagttaagtcattgtaaatttgtaatcTATTACTTGGAATGTGAATGCatattcgtaaataaattttccCCTAAGTAGTTTTTTAAAGTAAGcaagtaattaaatatatatgctCACTATTCGTTTAATTTAAAATGCAGTGTATTCACTATAAccggttaaattgttttttttttttatggcaaTTCATTGTTAGATGATAGTGTAAACACTTTTTATCCTATCAGTATATTCCAATTGATTCCATCTCAattcattcatatatttattcataTCTTTAATTCACTACAACTTAAATCACCAcaagttgatttttatttttatattttaataaaataagatgtGTGGCTAAGCACCAGCCACTAGCTAATACTCCTCTCAAAAAGGAAGAATCCAAAAGAATCTTCTGCAAATGGCACTTGCCTAGTGAAATTCCGCTCACAAAAACTGTGAGTGCGAGGATGAAGATGATCAGAGACGTTCTCCCCAGTATAGCAATAACCTTTCTCACCAAATGCTGCCCAACCAGTGCAGCAGCAGTGGCTACAGCTACAAAGTAAAGAGCTGCAAGATAATCAAAGATTCAACGTTAAAAAGTCCAAATTAGGAAGTAATTTTCTACTTTTAGTTAAAAGAAAGTCTAGTAAAACATTTCCAAACATATTCTTTCGAACAACTACTAATTAATATTGAGtattaataaaaatgagattcatataatttttaataaatttcaacaagCAAAAAATACTATGTTAGAACTTTAAAAGAGTTTTACATAATAGCACGgttcctttttataagaatatgatttatttcatattcaagACTAAAAATCGAATCTTGAACCACTTGATTAAAggacataaattattattttttgtgttagCTAGTGATGGTAGTCAaccaatattattattagataaCAGGGTCACCTATACTTTGTCACTTCTATGCTATTTATGCTTTTTCCTAACCAATTAGTTGATCATAATCGTCTAATTATGTACGtgataaaatagttaaattactCCTCCTCTCAAATACTTTTAGGTCCTTTAATTTATGTTCGTTCATCCATACTTACCATAAGGAATAGGGAAACGCTTGAGAAGATAATATTCCACAACAGACATAGATGCAGAAAATGTCATCGCAAAAGTGGAAGTAGCACTTGACACCTTGGTAGAAAATTCCTAGATGATCAGAGTGAGTTCCAAGTGGACCAACATTATTAAAAGAGAATGATCAAACTTAATTACGTACCTGAGGATGAATTCCTAGTCCAATGAAAAGTGGCCCCAAGATGAATCCTCCACCAAGGCCAAGCAAGCCACCAATTATGCCAGCAATTATGCCACACGAGCAATATAGAATCAATTGTTGTACACGCCAACGTGTTTGTTGATCACCCTTTGATGCTATCACTCTCTGACCTTTGTAAAGAAGCACGGCTTCATAAAAAGTTGTTCCTACAGTGATAGGGACCTGAAACACAAGGGAACAAAATGAGAATAATCATCATGATAATGGATGTTGTAAgcctataaaaaaattgatgttacatATGTGGTTCTTTGGTTCTAAAACCTGATTTGAAGTTAAgaccaaatcaaactcttaatGCTCAACACTAGATTTCATTAGGCCATATTGGCTTGATTAAGTTGGCGAGTGAAAAGTATAAGAAGAAAACTTTGGTTTCTAGCTATTGAATACTATATTAGTGTGTACCTGTAGTAGATTCATTATCCAATATAACGCAGAGCAATTTGTAGTGTAATTCTGTTTCAAAAC belongs to Glycine soja cultivar W05 chromosome 5, ASM419377v2, whole genome shotgun sequence and includes:
- the LOC114412989 gene encoding sulfite exporter TauE/SafE family protein 3-like, with translation MAVHVPRRWDVKWVAGKALIAFLLLVSVSATSSHQNTDNKTTSPSNGTIGVDYHAKAFYKHHWPSMKFGWRIIVGAIVGFLGSAFGTVGGVGGGGIFVPMLTLIVGFDQKSATAISKCMITGGATATVFYNLRQRHPTLDLPVIDYDLALLFQPMLMLGISIGVAFNVIFPEWMLTVLLIIFFVGISVKSFFKGVDTWKKETIMKKEAKKNSRIDDIGSPEDDAHYIQTGDPAKDDTNQSRKKVSIIENIRWKELGLLFAGWIMILALEIGKKHTTTCSRLFWLLNLLQVPIAVGMSSYEAVRLYKGKRIIASKGDQQSHWCVFQLVLFCACGTLAGMIAGLLGLGGGFILGPLFLGLGIPPQVASATSTLVMAFSASMAVVEYYLLKRFPVPYALYFVAIATAAALVGQHLVRKAIAILGRASVIIFILTLTLSVSAVLLGGVGIAHMIQKIENKEYMGFGDLCTYRK